The Sandaracinus amylolyticus genomic interval CGCGCTCGGGACCGCGTCGATGCAGGTCGCCCACGCGGTGCGGCGACCGACGTGGAACGGGCGCTCGATGTCGAACCAGAGCTCGGGCGCGCGCGCGTCGTCGAGCGCATCGCACGAAGGCGCGCGGCAGAAGCGCACTTTGACGTGGAGATCGAGCGCGGGATCGCGGCCGATCACGCTGATCTGCGAGCGCACCGGCGCGGCGCCGAGCTCGACCGCGGCGACGTCCGCGCCCTCCCACGCGACGTCGAACGGGTGATCCGACGCGCGACGGATCTGCACCTGCGCGAAGAGCGGCTCGCCGTCGGTCGCGGGCTTCGCGGGCAGCATCAGCTGCAGCTCGAGCACGCCGGTCTCGGCGCATCCCGCGAGCAGCAGCGCGAGCAGCGCGGCGCGCCTCACGGCTCCACCCGCTGGTCGTAGAGCGGGCGCACCTGCGCGTCTTCGTAGAGCACGTACCCGAGGATCGCGCCCCCCGCGGCGACCGCCGCGATCGCGGAGACCACGAGCACGACGTGCAGCGCGGTGTCGTCGCTCGCGCTCGCCGTCGCGACCGGCTCGAAGAGCGCGCGCACGGCGCGGCGCTCGCCGTCGGCGAGCTCGCCTTCCCACACGAACGGGCGGAAGCCCTCGCGCTCGGCGATCAGCGTGTGCGCGCCGGCGTCGGTCTCGACGTCGAGCGGGCGCGCGCCGTCGTCGGCGACGTCGCGCCCGTCGAAGCGGATCGCGTGTCGCGCGTCGGCGTCGAGGCCGACGAGCTCGAGCACCGCGACGCGCGCGGCCTCTTCGGTGCGCATCTGCTCGACCTCGCGGCGGAGCTCGGCGTCGTCGAGGGTGTGCGCGGTGAGCAGGCGATCGAACGCGTCGCGCGCGTCGCGATGACGACCGAGCGCGCGCAGCGCGAGCCCGAGGTTGTAGAGCGCGGAGGGCGCGCCGGTGATCTCGTACGCGCGCTCGAAGCTGCTCACCGCATCCGCCCAGCGCCCGCTCTCGACCGCGGCCGAGCCGGCGACGAAGAGCGCGCGCGCCTCTTCGACCTCGGCGGGCGACAGCTCGCGCGCGGCCTGCGCGCGTGTGAGCGAGGGCGCGAGCAGCGCGACGACGAACAGCAGCGAAGCGAAGACGCGGAGCATCACGGGTAGTAGCAGTAGTTCGATCCCGAGCCGGTGAAGCAGCGCTCGCCCGACGCGCAGCCCGAGTCGGTCAAGCACTGGCAGTATCCGTATCCGCCGGTCGCGACCGACCAACAGTTGCGGCTCGTTCCGTTGCCGCACTGCGACGTCGCGGTGCACTGGAAGCACGCGGCGCCGTCGCCCGACGTCGCGCCGCTCGAGATGGTGCGGCACGACAGGCCGCTCGCGCAGCGGATCCCGCAGCCGCCGCAGTTCGCTTCGTCGGACCAGATGTCGCGGCACGCGCCCGCGCAGCAGCGATCGCGGGTGCGGCGCGAGCCGCAGAGGTCGCCGTCGGTGTCGCGGCCGCCGCAGGCGCGCGTGGTCGAGCTCGCGGTGCAGGTGCCGGTCACGCAG includes:
- a CDS encoding tetratricopeptide repeat protein, producing the protein MLRVFASLLFVVALLAPSLTRAQAARELSPAEVEEARALFVAGSAAVESGRWADAVSSFERAYEITGAPSALYNLGLALRALGRHRDARDAFDRLLTAHTLDDAELRREVEQMRTEEAARVAVLELVGLDADARHAIRFDGRDVADDGARPLDVETDAGAHTLIAEREGFRPFVWEGELADGERRAVRALFEPVATASASDDTALHVVLVVSAIAAVAAGGAILGYVLYEDAQVRPLYDQRVEP